The Pogona vitticeps strain Pit_001003342236 chromosome 6, PviZW2.1, whole genome shotgun sequence genome contains a region encoding:
- the LOC110080319 gene encoding E3 ubiquitin-protein ligase RNF113A isoform X1 yields the protein MADAEPVCSFLFKKRRPVPGRGQRKRPGSDQEAGSSSDEGSTVVRKERRKDIPNPMIQKTKKPVKDNASFGSSSSDDESKPEGIGVSYKSTRSAKPVGPEDMGATAIYELDTEKEKDAQAIFERSQEIQKELRGKEDDKIYRGINNYQKYVKPKDTSMGNASSGMVRKGPIRAPEHLRATVRWDYQPDICKDYKETGFCGFGDSCKFLHDRSDYKHGWQIERELDEGRYGVNDDENYEVSSDEEDLPFKCFICRNSFKNPVVTKCKHYFCESCALQHYRKSQRCYVCDKQTNGVFNPAKELIARLEKHKAEAGSPDDAEEPE from the exons ATGGCGGATGCCGAGCCTGTGTGCAGCTTTCTTTTCAAGAAGCGTCGTCCTGTGCCTGGGAGGGGGCAGCGTAAGAGGCCAGGCAGTGACCAGGAGGCCG GGAGCAGTAGCGATGAAGGCAGTACTGTGGTCAGGAAGGAGAGACGCAAGGACATCCCCAACCCCATGATTCAGAAG ACTAAAAAGCCTGTGAAGGATAATGCCTCGTTTGGATCAAGCAGTAGTGACGATGAGAGTAAACCTGAAGGAATTGGAGTTTCTTATAAGTCTACACGATCGGCG AAACCTGTAGGTCCAGAGGACATGGGAGCCACAGCTATATATGAACtggacacagagaaagagaaagatgctCAAGCCATCTTTGAACGTAGTCAGGAAATCCAGAAG GAACTCAGAGGAAAGGAAGATGATAAAATTTACCGTGGGATCAATAATTATCAGAAGTATGTGAAGCCAAAAGATACATCCATGGGGAATGCCTCCTCAGGCATGGTAAG gaagggacctataagagcCCCAGAGCATCTCAGGGCCACTGTGCGGTGGGACTACCAACCTGATATCTGTAAAGACTACAAGGAAACTGGATTTTGTGGCTTTGGAG acAGCTGCAAATTTCTTCATGACAGATCAGATTACAAGCATGGCTGGCAAATCGAGCGAGAGCTGGATGAAGGACGCTATGGAGTTAATG ATGATGAAAACTATGAGGTGAGCAGTGATGAGGAAGACCTGCCCTTCAAGTGTTTCATCTGCAGAAACTCTTTCAAGAACCCTGTGGTGACCAA GTGTAAACACTACTTCTGTGAGAGCTGTGCTCTGCAACATTATCGCAAGTCTCAGCGTTGTTATGTatgtgacaaacaaacaaatggagtCTTCAACCCAGCCAAAG AGTTGATAGCAAGGCTGGAAAAACATAAGGCTGAAGCAGGCAGTCCAGATGATGCTGAAGAACCAGAGTAG
- the STRADA gene encoding STE20-related kinase adapter protein alpha isoform X3, protein MNSYLPDISCYELLTIIGRGFEELMTVYLARYKPTGEFVTVRRINLETCTNEMVAFLQGELLVSKLFSHPNLVPYKAAFIADNELWVVTSFMAYGSAKDLICTHFMDGMNELAIAYILQGVLKALDYIHHMGYVHRSVKASHVLISADGKVYLSGLRSNLSMISHGQRLKVVHDFPKYSIRVLPWLSPEVLQQNLQGYDAKSDIYSVGITACELANGHVPFKDMPATQMLLEKLNGTVPCLLDTTTIPPEELTMKPSHSGASTGLGESTAASSARASNGEAAPHPYNRTFSLSFHLFVEQCLQRNPDLRPSASALLNHSFFKQIKRRASEALPELLYPVTPIASFEGVQAQDPNLIFGLVSNLEQLEVDDWDF, encoded by the exons ATGAACAGTTATTTGCCTGACATTAGTTGTTACGAACTCCTGACCATAATAG GGAGGGGCTTTGAGGAGCTAATGACTGTGTATCTGGCACGGTATAAACCAACAGGAGAGTTTGTCACTGTCCGAAGGATCAACTTAGAAACCTGTACCAATGAAATGGTGGCATTTTTGCAG GGTGAGCTTCTTGTGTCCAAGTTGTTCAGTCACCCTAACCTTGTGCCATATAAAGCTGCCTTCATAGCTGACAATGAACTGTGGGTTGTTACATCTTTTATGGCCTATG GTTCTGCTAAGGATTTAATTTGCACACATTTTATGGATGGAATGAACGAACTAGCTATAGCATATATCCTCCAAGGTGTACTGAAGGCCCTTGATTACATTCACCATATGGGATATGTTCACAG GAGTGTGAAGGCCAGTCATGTCCTGATTTCTGCAGATGGGAAAGTGTATCTTTCTGGCCTGCGCAGTAACCTTAGCATGATCAGTCATGGTCAGCGTCTCAAAGTAGTTCATGACTTCCCCAAGTACAGCATCAGGGTCCTACCATGGCTAAGTCCAGAGGTCTTACAGCAG AATCTGCAAGGCTATGATGCTAAATCAGACATATACAGTGTAGGAATAACAGCTTGTGAACTGGCAAATGGTCATGTCCCCTTCAAAGATATGCCTGCAACACAG ATGCTTTTGGAGAAGCTCAATGGCACTGTACCATGTCTCCTGGACACGACCACAATTCCTCCAGAGGAGCTGACCATGAAACCATCACATTCTGGGGCTAGCACTGGCCTTGGGGAAAGCACAGCAGCCAGCAGCGCCAGGGCCTCTAATGGCGAGGCAGCACCACATCCATACAACCGTACCTTCTCACTCTCCTTCCACCTTTTTGTGGAGCAGTGCTTGCAGCGGAATCCTGACTTGAG GCCTAGTGCAAGTGCACTGCTCAACCATTCCTTCTTCAAACAG ATTAAACGCCGTGCATCTGAAGCACTTCCTGAACTTCTATATCCAGTTACACCAATCGCCAGCTTTGAAGGTGTGCAGGCACAAGATCCTAACCTTATTTTTGGACTGGTTTCCAATCTGGAGCAACTTGAGGTGGATGACTGGGATTTTTAG
- the LOC110080319 gene encoding E3 ubiquitin-protein ligase RNF113A isoform X2: MPSLCAAFFSRSVVLCLGGGSVRGQAVTRRPTKKPVKDNASFGSSSSDDESKPEGIGVSYKSTRSAKPVGPEDMGATAIYELDTEKEKDAQAIFERSQEIQKELRGKEDDKIYRGINNYQKYVKPKDTSMGNASSGMVRKGPIRAPEHLRATVRWDYQPDICKDYKETGFCGFGDSCKFLHDRSDYKHGWQIERELDEGRYGVNDDENYEVSSDEEDLPFKCFICRNSFKNPVVTKCKHYFCESCALQHYRKSQRCYVCDKQTNGVFNPAKELIARLEKHKAEAGSPDDAEEPE; encoded by the exons ATGCCGAGCCTGTGTGCAGCTTTCTTTTCAAGAAGCGTCGTCCTGTGCCTGGGAGGGGGCAGCGTAAGAGGCCAGGCAGTGACCAGGAGGCCG ACTAAAAAGCCTGTGAAGGATAATGCCTCGTTTGGATCAAGCAGTAGTGACGATGAGAGTAAACCTGAAGGAATTGGAGTTTCTTATAAGTCTACACGATCGGCG AAACCTGTAGGTCCAGAGGACATGGGAGCCACAGCTATATATGAACtggacacagagaaagagaaagatgctCAAGCCATCTTTGAACGTAGTCAGGAAATCCAGAAG GAACTCAGAGGAAAGGAAGATGATAAAATTTACCGTGGGATCAATAATTATCAGAAGTATGTGAAGCCAAAAGATACATCCATGGGGAATGCCTCCTCAGGCATGGTAAG gaagggacctataagagcCCCAGAGCATCTCAGGGCCACTGTGCGGTGGGACTACCAACCTGATATCTGTAAAGACTACAAGGAAACTGGATTTTGTGGCTTTGGAG acAGCTGCAAATTTCTTCATGACAGATCAGATTACAAGCATGGCTGGCAAATCGAGCGAGAGCTGGATGAAGGACGCTATGGAGTTAATG ATGATGAAAACTATGAGGTGAGCAGTGATGAGGAAGACCTGCCCTTCAAGTGTTTCATCTGCAGAAACTCTTTCAAGAACCCTGTGGTGACCAA GTGTAAACACTACTTCTGTGAGAGCTGTGCTCTGCAACATTATCGCAAGTCTCAGCGTTGTTATGTatgtgacaaacaaacaaatggagtCTTCAACCCAGCCAAAG AGTTGATAGCAAGGCTGGAAAAACATAAGGCTGAAGCAGGCAGTCCAGATGATGCTGAAGAACCAGAGTAG